In Synechococcus sp. Nb3U1, one DNA window encodes the following:
- a CDS encoding rod shape-determining protein, which yields MGLFSRFSRDMGIDLGTANTLVYVAGRGIVLQEPSVVAIDQNTKQPLAVGEDAKKMLGRTPGNIVAVRPLRDGVIADFDTAEMMLKHFIHRVHEGRYLIAPRIVIGIPSGVTGVERRAVMEAALQAGSREVYLVDEPVAAAIGAGLPVQEATGNMIIDIGGGTTEVAVLSLQGIVLSESVRVAGDELSEAIAQYMKKVHNLTIGERTAEEIKIQIGSAYPIQEELTMEVRGLHLLSGLPRTVTVKSTEIRESMAEPLSVIVEAIKRTLERTPPELAADIIDRGIMLAGGGALLKGLDALISHETGILVHIAADPLSCVVLGTGRVLEDFKTLGRVLSSSFKG from the coding sequence GTGGGGCTATTCAGCCGATTCTCCCGTGACATGGGCATCGATTTGGGCACGGCCAACACGCTGGTCTATGTGGCTGGCCGGGGTATTGTCCTACAGGAGCCCTCCGTGGTGGCCATCGATCAGAACACCAAGCAACCCCTTGCTGTGGGGGAAGATGCCAAGAAGATGTTGGGTCGTACCCCCGGCAACATTGTGGCGGTTCGTCCCTTGCGGGATGGGGTGATTGCCGACTTTGACACGGCTGAGATGATGCTGAAACACTTCATCCACCGCGTTCACGAGGGCCGGTATTTAATCGCCCCGCGCATCGTCATCGGCATCCCGAGTGGGGTGACCGGGGTGGAACGACGGGCTGTGATGGAGGCCGCTCTGCAAGCGGGATCCCGGGAAGTGTATTTGGTGGATGAGCCTGTGGCGGCGGCCATTGGGGCGGGACTACCCGTGCAAGAGGCTACCGGCAATATGATCATCGATATCGGTGGGGGTACCACCGAGGTGGCCGTCCTCAGTTTGCAGGGTATTGTGCTAAGCGAGTCAGTGCGGGTGGCCGGAGATGAGCTGAGTGAGGCCATTGCTCAGTACATGAAAAAAGTTCATAACCTCACGATCGGGGAGCGCACCGCTGAGGAGATCAAAATTCAAATCGGTTCCGCCTACCCGATTCAAGAAGAGCTGACCATGGAAGTGCGGGGGTTGCATCTCCTCTCGGGCTTGCCCCGTACTGTTACGGTGAAAAGCACCGAAATTCGTGAGAGTATGGCGGAGCCCCTCTCGGTGATCGTGGAGGCCATCAAGCGGACCCTGGAGCGTACCCCGCCAGAATTGGCGGCAGATATCATCGATCGGGGCATTATGCTGGCAGGGGGAGGGGCGTTGCTCAAGGGCCTGGATGCGCTGATCAGCCATGAAACCGGGATTTTGGTGCATATTGCCGCGGATCCCCTCAGTTGTGTGGTGCTGGGTACGGGTCGGGTATTGGAGGATTTCAAAACCTTGGGTCGGGTACTGAGCAGCAGCTTCAAAGGTTAG
- a CDS encoding TldD/PmbA family protein → MRDLLHDIIQDYSGFVELRYHGKVFRSVTAEKGRIERTAIRRRSGVGVRVLEAGTWGFASTGDPSPAAIRGAIEEARRAAQASASYRKHKLGSLPQVQLARGEFSEPGVDEVLNKPLEEKIQLALETEAQTRQASRQISSASCTYNEIYEEKAIVTSDGADVAFRLVRPEFRVQAVAAASGQLSSGSESIGVTGGWDCLFREEPLRMAEKAASTAVDLLSAGYAEGGWGTVILSPSIVGLLVHEAIGHTVEADFVLSGSVAAGKLGQRVASEWVTLRDSGHSEFAPGAGGTIPVDDEGIPTQNTTLIQDGILVSYLHNRETAAHFGVEPTGNARAWEYADEPLIRMRNTYIQPGSQALEEIIASTADGYFLDGARNGQADSTGEFMFGVERAYRIRQGKLAELVRGVTITGNAFDVLRSVDAVSQDFLWDLGSGHCGKGQPAKVDAGGPYIRCRAILGGQQS, encoded by the coding sequence ATGCGAGATCTGCTGCACGATATCATTCAGGATTACTCCGGCTTTGTGGAACTCCGGTACCACGGCAAGGTATTCCGTAGTGTGACCGCTGAAAAGGGGCGCATTGAGCGGACAGCCATCCGCCGCCGTTCTGGGGTGGGGGTGCGGGTACTTGAGGCTGGAACCTGGGGGTTTGCCTCCACTGGGGATCCCTCACCCGCCGCGATCCGGGGTGCAATTGAAGAGGCTCGTCGTGCTGCCCAGGCCAGTGCTAGCTACCGCAAACATAAGCTGGGATCCCTGCCCCAAGTGCAGCTGGCCCGGGGGGAGTTCTCGGAGCCTGGTGTGGATGAGGTGTTGAACAAGCCCCTGGAAGAAAAGATTCAGCTGGCTCTGGAGACCGAAGCGCAAACCCGACAAGCTTCTAGGCAAATCAGCTCTGCCAGTTGTACCTACAACGAAATCTACGAAGAAAAAGCGATCGTCACTAGCGATGGGGCAGATGTTGCCTTTCGCTTGGTGCGCCCTGAGTTTCGGGTTCAGGCGGTGGCAGCAGCCTCTGGACAACTGAGCAGCGGCTCGGAGTCGATCGGGGTGACGGGGGGGTGGGATTGCCTCTTCCGGGAAGAACCTTTACGGATGGCGGAAAAAGCTGCTTCCACTGCGGTGGATTTGTTGTCGGCAGGTTATGCCGAGGGGGGCTGGGGGACGGTGATTTTGTCTCCTTCCATTGTCGGGCTGCTGGTGCATGAGGCGATTGGCCACACGGTCGAAGCAGATTTTGTGTTGTCCGGCTCTGTGGCGGCGGGCAAGCTGGGGCAACGGGTGGCGAGCGAATGGGTGACTTTGCGGGATTCTGGCCATTCCGAATTTGCCCCGGGAGCCGGGGGCACCATCCCCGTGGATGACGAAGGGATCCCCACCCAAAACACCACTCTCATTCAAGACGGCATCCTGGTGAGCTACCTGCACAACCGCGAAACCGCGGCTCACTTTGGAGTGGAACCCACTGGCAATGCCCGTGCTTGGGAATATGCCGATGAACCTCTGATTCGCATGCGTAACACCTACATTCAACCGGGATCCCAAGCTTTAGAGGAGATCATCGCAAGTACTGCCGATGGTTACTTTTTGGATGGGGCCAGAAATGGTCAGGCGGACTCCACGGGCGAGTTTATGTTTGGGGTGGAGCGCGCCTACCGCATTCGCCAGGGCAAGTTGGCGGAACTGGTGCGGGGGGTGACGATTACGGGCAATGCTTTTGATGTGCTGCGCTCTGTGGATGCGGTTTCCCAAGACTTTTTGTGGGATTTGGGATCCGGCCATTGTGGCAAAGGACAACCGGCCAAGGTTGATGCGGGCGGCCCCTACATTCGTTGTCGTGCCATCTTGGGTGGCCAGCAAAGTTGA
- the mreC gene encoding rod shape-determining protein MreC, with translation MNRLRQWWMHYGLGLLLSALALGVALGLRQTQGSLLVELYSWITTPARPPVDPAVVLNQAATRELQALVAELQYQNRELKQLLQFTEQMPQGGIPAAVVGRSADHWWQQLTLSRGSQQGVKVGDVVMAPGGLIGRVESVTPNTSRVLLISDPTSRVGVMLSRSRHMGVMRGTGTQNAILEFFDKDPKVEVGDVVVTSGLSSFYPAGVVVGTIRAVNLDASPAPQATIELSAPLGLLEWGLIYSYAQAPTPQP, from the coding sequence TTGAATCGGCTACGCCAGTGGTGGATGCACTATGGCCTGGGGCTGCTTTTGTCTGCCCTGGCGCTGGGGGTGGCTTTGGGGTTACGCCAAACTCAGGGATCCCTGCTGGTGGAGCTGTACAGTTGGATCACCACCCCGGCCCGCCCGCCCGTAGATCCGGCTGTGGTGCTCAATCAAGCCGCCACCCGTGAGTTACAGGCTCTGGTTGCCGAGTTGCAGTATCAAAACCGCGAGTTGAAGCAACTGCTGCAATTCACCGAGCAAATGCCCCAGGGAGGGATCCCGGCAGCGGTGGTGGGTCGTAGCGCCGATCATTGGTGGCAACAGCTCACCCTTAGTCGCGGCAGCCAGCAGGGTGTCAAAGTGGGGGATGTGGTGATGGCTCCCGGCGGGTTGATCGGACGGGTTGAGTCGGTCACCCCCAATACCAGCCGGGTGCTGTTGATCAGCGATCCCACCAGCCGCGTCGGGGTGATGCTGAGTCGCAGCCGTCATATGGGGGTCATGCGCGGCACCGGCACCCAAAACGCCATTCTGGAGTTTTTCGATAAAGATCCCAAAGTAGAAGTCGGGGATGTGGTCGTCACCTCGGGCCTGAGCAGCTTTTATCCCGCGGGCGTGGTGGTGGGAACCATCCGGGCTGTGAACTTGGATGCCAGCCCTGCCCCGCAAGCCACTATCGAACTGTCGGCGCCACTGGGCCTCTTGGAATGGGGTCTGATCTACAGCTATGCTCAAGCACCTACCCCTCAACCTTAA
- a CDS encoding isochorismatase family protein: MPIPIVIPSRPDPVTFDLEETALIVVDMQNAYASRGGYVDILGSDLSEAPAVIQVIARVLEAVRPLNLPIFFTQNGWDPQLREAGGPGSPNWYKSNALRLMRQNSELSGKLLIKGTWDYDFVEALRPQPGDIILQKTRYSAFAGTDFDMLLRQRQIRNLIFTGIATNVCVESTLREAFHREYFCLLLSDATTQVGPSLLKETALTNIEKFFGWVCSSEDFLSALRVSLPEPVAMPS, encoded by the coding sequence ATGCCCATCCCGATTGTGATCCCTAGCCGACCGGATCCCGTCACCTTCGATCTAGAAGAAACCGCCTTGATTGTGGTGGACATGCAAAATGCTTACGCCAGTAGGGGCGGCTATGTGGATATTTTGGGTAGCGACCTCAGCGAAGCTCCGGCGGTTATTCAGGTCATCGCTCGCGTGCTCGAAGCCGTTCGCCCCCTGAATCTACCGATCTTCTTTACCCAAAATGGCTGGGATCCCCAACTTCGGGAAGCAGGAGGGCCGGGATCCCCCAATTGGTACAAATCCAACGCCCTAAGGCTGATGCGTCAGAACTCTGAGCTATCGGGAAAATTATTGATCAAGGGCACCTGGGATTACGATTTTGTCGAGGCATTAAGACCTCAACCTGGGGATATCATTCTCCAGAAAACCCGCTATAGCGCCTTTGCGGGCACCGACTTCGATATGTTGCTGCGGCAACGGCAGATCCGCAACCTTATCTTTACGGGCATCGCCACCAATGTCTGTGTGGAATCCACCCTACGAGAAGCTTTCCACCGCGAGTACTTCTGCTTGCTGTTGTCGGATGCCACCACGCAAGTGGGGCCATCCCTTCTCAAAGAGACGGCCTTGACCAATATCGAAAAGTTTTTCGGCTGGGTATGCAGTAGTGAAGACTTTCTCAGTGCCCTGCGGGTTTCGCTGCCAGAACCGGTGGCTATGCCGAGCTAA
- a CDS encoding sulfurtransferase, which translates to MFPLVLRTATGSVRSWVTRHLRQLQVVLLVLPVAVLGLSLIHAPSQPAKAASGAGIQFVSTDWASAHADDANLRILDVRIAPFAYFSGHIPGAVHIPDNAFRGPNGKLPVQYWPNDKLQSLFQQVGVTDDSQVLIYSDGNDVLGATMVAYLLERAGHPGAAVLNGGFKGYQAAGLPVTKEFPAYEPGRFTLKDDPSVRVSLEEVKELIGKEGVTFVDPRPADLFAGEVDIWARNGHIPGAKNIPWPTFTIGEENFHQLKPLTEIQALLDERGVKKDDQIIVTCSTGREATLQYAVLKHQLGYPNVRVYEGSWTEYQQSGLPVETGPGA; encoded by the coding sequence ATGTTTCCTTTAGTGCTGCGCACCGCTACGGGATCGGTGCGCTCCTGGGTGACCCGTCACCTGCGCCAGCTTCAGGTGGTGCTCCTGGTTTTGCCTGTAGCTGTGCTGGGTCTTTCTTTAATTCATGCGCCTTCTCAGCCGGCCAAAGCTGCCAGCGGGGCAGGGATCCAGTTTGTCTCCACCGACTGGGCCAGTGCTCATGCGGATGACGCCAACCTACGAATTTTGGATGTACGCATTGCGCCTTTCGCCTACTTTAGCGGCCATATTCCTGGCGCAGTTCACATTCCCGACAACGCTTTCCGGGGCCCCAATGGCAAGCTGCCGGTGCAGTACTGGCCCAATGACAAACTGCAAAGCCTTTTCCAACAGGTGGGGGTAACCGACGACAGCCAGGTGTTGATCTACTCCGATGGCAACGATGTCTTGGGGGCAACGATGGTGGCTTACCTGCTGGAGCGTGCCGGACATCCGGGGGCGGCGGTGTTGAATGGCGGCTTTAAGGGCTATCAAGCGGCAGGCTTGCCCGTGACCAAGGAATTCCCGGCTTACGAACCGGGACGCTTTACTCTTAAAGATGATCCCTCTGTGCGGGTGAGCCTGGAAGAGGTGAAGGAGTTAATCGGCAAAGAGGGCGTTACCTTCGTGGATCCCCGTCCGGCGGATCTGTTCGCGGGGGAAGTAGATATTTGGGCTCGCAACGGCCACATTCCTGGCGCCAAAAACATTCCCTGGCCCACCTTCACCATCGGCGAAGAGAACTTTCACCAGCTCAAGCCCCTAACAGAAATTCAAGCCCTTTTGGATGAACGGGGCGTGAAAAAAGACGATCAAATCATCGTCACCTGCTCCACCGGACGGGAAGCGACCTTGCAATATGCAGTGCTGAAACATCAGCTTGGCTACCCGAATGTGCGGGTTTACGAGGGATCCTGGACGGAGTATCAACAGTCCGGCTTGCCTGTGGAGACAGGGCCAGGTGCCTAA
- a CDS encoding FGGY-family carbohydrate kinase codes for MQTVFLGIDLGTSGMRLVALSELGEVVGKAERPWERPWDPPETNPGRWLRTLKALLGQLKTELGHAYSIVALSACSTSGTVLAVDGRGIPMEQAWLYSDGRGQAQAKRLGIPSSWGLSRWLWWAESYPERYQESYLAHPADFLLGQLGGRKQVTDHTHALKSGFDLETYTWPREWLSQQGLNPKRFPEVVAPGAVLGTVGSEWGLGQEVLIAAGITDGCAGQLATGASQMGQVSTSLGTTLIFKANSAESIQTQSIYSHLHPDKTSWWPGAASFCGGGILPHYFPGGNFQALDQQAQANIPTGLVSYPLGQPGERFPIVDPNFAGFLPEEEKGSPRFYAALLEGVAMVERLGLETLSAQGIPVQEPILTTGGGSRSRLWLSIRASMLNRPFALVKHPEPAVGAAILAASAHWCCSVQQAVERLVQVKHYIQPQPAWVDPYAEAYQAFQARLSHFSS; via the coding sequence ATGCAGACGGTTTTTTTAGGAATTGATTTGGGTACTTCCGGGATGCGGCTGGTGGCGCTCTCGGAGTTAGGGGAGGTCGTGGGCAAAGCCGAACGCCCATGGGAACGCCCATGGGATCCCCCTGAGACCAATCCAGGTCGCTGGTTACGCACCCTTAAAGCGCTATTGGGGCAACTGAAAACAGAACTGGGCCATGCTTATTCGATAGTGGCCCTTAGTGCCTGTAGTACCTCGGGGACTGTGCTGGCTGTGGATGGTCGTGGGATCCCGATGGAACAGGCGTGGCTCTATTCTGATGGGCGGGGACAAGCCCAGGCTAAGCGCTTGGGGATCCCCAGCAGTTGGGGGCTAAGTCGGTGGTTGTGGTGGGCAGAATCCTATCCTGAGCGATATCAAGAGAGTTATTTAGCCCATCCAGCAGATTTCTTGCTGGGCCAGTTGGGGGGGCGCAAGCAGGTTACGGATCACACCCATGCCTTGAAAAGTGGCTTTGATCTAGAAACCTACACTTGGCCAAGAGAGTGGCTATCCCAGCAGGGCCTAAATCCGAAACGCTTCCCTGAGGTGGTCGCGCCAGGAGCAGTATTGGGGACGGTGGGATCCGAGTGGGGCTTGGGGCAAGAGGTGCTGATCGCCGCCGGGATCACCGATGGCTGTGCCGGACAACTGGCGACGGGGGCTAGTCAAATGGGGCAGGTATCCACCAGTTTGGGCACAACCCTCATTTTCAAAGCCAATAGTGCCGAGAGCATCCAAACCCAAAGCATCTACTCCCATTTGCACCCCGATAAAACCAGCTGGTGGCCGGGGGCAGCATCTTTTTGTGGGGGTGGGATTTTGCCCCATTACTTCCCAGGGGGCAACTTCCAAGCTCTGGATCAACAGGCCCAGGCCAACATTCCCACCGGCTTAGTCAGTTACCCGCTTGGGCAGCCGGGGGAGCGTTTTCCCATCGTCGATCCAAACTTTGCCGGGTTCTTGCCCGAAGAGGAGAAGGGATCCCCCCGTTTTTACGCTGCCTTGCTAGAAGGGGTAGCAATGGTGGAACGGTTAGGCCTAGAAACTCTGTCTGCACAAGGGATCCCGGTACAAGAGCCGATTCTGACTACAGGGGGGGGCAGCCGAAGCCGGCTTTGGCTTAGCATTCGAGCCAGTATGCTCAATCGCCCCTTCGCTTTGGTCAAACATCCAGAACCGGCCGTTGGGGCTGCCATTTTGGCCGCATCTGCCCATTGGTGTTGTTCCGTACAGCAAGCTGTAGAACGATTGGTGCAAGTAAAACACTACATCCAACCTCAGCCGGCATGGGTGGATCCCTACGCAGAAGCCTACCAGGCCTTTCAGGCTCGCTTGAGCCACTTCAGTTCTTAA
- a CDS encoding YeeE/YedE family protein has product MVSLQLGSSEGSFQQPRPQRRGIMLLLGVMVALSLGLASFYTWRQGSLFAIGCLFGLTLYHASFGFASSYRKWIVRGDVNGVLAQLLMLAVATVLFAPFLLTRSAQGAVAPVGLQGVVGAFLFGIGMQLGSGCACGTLYTIGAGSSMMLFTLISFCLGSFWASLVDSWWSGWPRLQPHSFLGDWGLLGLLSQLLLLGGLAWAIRQWGRQAVPEPERASLPEAQFGAEPRPPRWQQWVFGPWSLAAGGVVLAVLNTLTLWIAGRPWGVTWGFTLWTAKLAQVLGWDPSSTPFWSQGFPAEALQQNLFADITSVMNLGIILGSALAATLAGRMGVRKPPSRLGVIGALLGGILMGFGARMAFGCNVGAYFSGIASTSWHGWLWIGFALLGTLLGIRLRPWFRLPS; this is encoded by the coding sequence ATGGTTTCTCTACAACTGGGATCCTCAGAAGGCTCTTTTCAGCAACCCCGGCCTCAGCGACGCGGCATCATGCTGTTGCTGGGGGTGATGGTGGCTTTGAGTTTGGGCTTAGCCTCCTTTTACACTTGGCGACAGGGAAGCCTCTTTGCGATTGGCTGCCTGTTTGGCCTGACGCTTTATCACGCCAGTTTTGGCTTTGCCTCCTCCTATCGCAAATGGATCGTCCGAGGAGACGTGAATGGGGTGCTGGCCCAACTGTTGATGTTGGCTGTGGCCACAGTGTTATTCGCCCCCTTTTTGCTGACCCGATCCGCCCAGGGGGCCGTGGCTCCGGTGGGGTTGCAGGGGGTTGTTGGGGCTTTCCTGTTCGGTATTGGCATGCAGTTGGGCAGTGGCTGCGCCTGTGGCACCCTCTACACGATTGGGGCCGGCAGCAGCATGATGCTCTTTACCCTGATTAGCTTTTGTCTGGGCTCTTTTTGGGCTTCTTTAGTGGATAGCTGGTGGAGCGGTTGGCCGCGGTTACAACCCCACTCATTTTTGGGCGATTGGGGCCTGCTGGGGTTGCTGAGTCAACTGCTGCTGTTGGGAGGACTGGCCTGGGCCATTAGACAGTGGGGCCGACAAGCCGTACCTGAACCCGAGAGGGCATCCCTGCCGGAAGCGCAGTTTGGAGCAGAACCTCGCCCACCCCGGTGGCAACAGTGGGTGTTCGGCCCCTGGTCATTGGCAGCGGGGGGAGTGGTGCTGGCGGTGTTGAATACCCTCACCCTCTGGATTGCCGGGCGGCCCTGGGGAGTGACCTGGGGCTTCACCCTCTGGACGGCGAAATTGGCCCAGGTGTTGGGCTGGGATCCCAGTTCAACCCCCTTCTGGAGTCAGGGGTTTCCAGCTGAGGCCCTGCAACAAAACCTGTTTGCTGATATCACCTCTGTCATGAATCTAGGCATCATCCTCGGCTCCGCTTTGGCAGCCACGCTGGCGGGACGGATGGGGGTGCGTAAACCTCCCTCCCGCTTGGGGGTGATCGGCGCTTTGTTGGGCGGGATCCTGATGGGCTTTGGGGCTCGGATGGCCTTTGGCTGCAACGTTGGGGCCTACTTTAGCGGCATTGCTTCCACCAGTTGGCACGGCTGGTTGTGGATTGGCTTTGCCCTGTTGGGAACCTTGCTCGGGATCCGGCTGCGACCCTGGTTCCGCTTGCCCAGTTAA
- a CDS encoding VOC family protein — MRIPAVLISLATPDLPRLQHFYQSLLGIPAQAQIPTDGEPVYVEFRLLGLRLGLYRASHGAERHHSHHPDFVARPSAMSLCLQVEDLQGSLSEIQAVLEDYRIAASPVRQDFHGQEVDFPDPDGNHIVLHQPSPAFWQAMNLDPQG; from the coding sequence ATGCGGATCCCTGCGGTTTTGATCAGCCTGGCCACCCCCGATTTGCCCCGCTTGCAGCACTTCTATCAGTCTTTGCTGGGGATCCCTGCGCAAGCACAAATCCCAACCGATGGGGAGCCGGTGTACGTGGAGTTTCGACTGTTGGGATTGCGGTTGGGCCTCTATCGTGCCTCGCACGGCGCGGAGCGCCATCACAGCCATCATCCGGATTTTGTGGCCCGGCCCAGCGCCATGAGCCTCTGTTTGCAGGTGGAGGATTTACAGGGATCCCTGTCGGAAATCCAGGCGGTGCTAGAAGACTATCGGATCGCAGCTTCTCCGGTTCGACAGGACTTTCATGGGCAGGAGGTGGACTTTCCCGACCCGGATGGCAACCACATTGTGTTGCACCAACCGTCCCCGGCTTTTTGGCAGGCTATGAACTTGGATCCCCAAGGTTAG
- a CDS encoding bifunctional orotidine-5'-phosphate decarboxylase/orotate phosphoribosyltransferase: MNFRDKLAAMSQQNQSCLWLGLDPNPELLPSAFASAPERRQTGSQSVTPQVMADLSDWLEWVIEQTQNQVCAYKPTLGFYWALGTRGLELLEWVFRRVPKGIPVILDAKYGDLNSATALAQQAFEVWQVDALTLNPYAGQDLVAPFLLYPHKAVFLLCHTSNPGASAIQDYPADAAAMRQGGTEVVDPLYLNLVRQCRSWGTPEQVALEVGSPDPWVMRRIRAIAPERLILARSLWGEGVDWQACLGAGVDEHGEGVLLPVPQDWLSRQDLKESVTHLRETVEKARSQVGRQNAESVCDLWTPDVCLLQPDPHTDLILELYDLGCILFGDYVQASGQILPYYIDLRTIISRPQIFHHILSAYAEILETLSFDRIAGIPYGSLPTATGLSLRMNKPMIYPRKEVKAHGTRRQIEGSYQPGETVVVVDDILITGRSAVEGAEKLRSAGLKVEDIVVFIDHEQGVRERLQEQGYRGHAVLTLSEIKNTLFRAGRIDEVQFNLL; the protein is encoded by the coding sequence GTGAATTTCCGCGATAAGTTGGCGGCCATGAGCCAGCAGAACCAAAGTTGTCTATGGCTGGGGCTGGATCCCAATCCAGAGCTGTTGCCCTCCGCCTTTGCCTCCGCACCAGAACGTCGGCAGACTGGAAGTCAATCGGTTACTCCCCAGGTGATGGCGGATTTATCGGACTGGCTGGAGTGGGTGATCGAGCAAACCCAAAATCAGGTGTGTGCCTACAAACCGACGCTGGGATTTTATTGGGCTCTGGGCACCCGCGGCTTGGAATTGTTGGAGTGGGTATTTCGTCGCGTGCCAAAAGGGATCCCGGTTATTCTCGATGCTAAGTATGGCGATTTGAATAGTGCCACCGCCTTGGCTCAGCAAGCGTTTGAGGTTTGGCAGGTGGATGCTCTCACCTTAAACCCTTACGCCGGACAGGATTTGGTTGCTCCCTTTTTGCTCTACCCCCACAAGGCGGTTTTTTTGCTCTGTCACACCAGCAATCCTGGGGCCAGTGCCATTCAAGATTATCCCGCTGATGCCGCAGCCATGCGGCAAGGGGGAACTGAGGTGGTGGATCCGCTGTACCTGAACTTGGTGCGGCAATGTCGCAGTTGGGGTACCCCAGAGCAGGTGGCCTTGGAGGTGGGATCCCCGGATCCCTGGGTGATGCGGCGCATCCGGGCCATTGCCCCTGAACGGTTGATTTTGGCCCGCAGCCTTTGGGGAGAAGGGGTGGATTGGCAGGCTTGTTTGGGGGCAGGGGTGGATGAGCATGGAGAAGGAGTATTGCTACCCGTGCCGCAAGATTGGCTATCCCGCCAGGATCTGAAAGAATCCGTGACCCACTTACGAGAAACGGTAGAAAAAGCTCGTTCTCAGGTGGGGCGACAAAATGCCGAGTCTGTGTGTGACCTGTGGACACCAGACGTCTGTTTGTTACAACCGGATCCTCATACCGATTTAATCCTGGAGTTGTATGATCTGGGCTGCATTTTATTTGGAGATTATGTGCAAGCCTCCGGCCAAATCTTGCCCTACTACATTGACCTGCGCACCATTATTTCCAGACCCCAGATCTTCCATCACATTCTCAGCGCCTACGCAGAGATTTTAGAAACTCTTTCTTTTGATCGCATTGCTGGGATCCCTTATGGGTCATTACCTACAGCTACAGGTCTGTCGCTGCGCATGAACAAGCCGATGATCTATCCCCGCAAAGAGGTCAAAGCCCACGGCACCCGCCGCCAAATTGAGGGATCCTACCAGCCCGGAGAGACGGTCGTTGTTGTGGATGACATTTTGATTACGGGCCGCAGCGCCGTGGAGGGCGCGGAGAAATTACGCTCGGCAGGACTCAAGGTAGAAGATATTGTGGTGTTTATCGATCACGAACAGGGGGTACGGGAACGACTGCAAGAACAGGGCTATCGGGGTCATGCTGTGCTCACCCTTTCTGAAATTAAGAACACTCTTTTCCGAGCCGGTCGCATTGATGAGGTTCAGTTTAACCTCCTATAA
- the mreD gene encoding rod shape-determining protein MreD: protein MLKHLPLNLKYHLNGVVTALTGLLAVVAPWWRGPGLELAGLTPDWPLIWVVCWSVRRNSWQGAVAGITLGFLQDALTSPRPTHALGLAVVGILTARLQKQRYMQEDFISVALIVFGMVVIAETLMALQWMLLTTSVWQGSDGMNLTGMETFLDGLWSQIQPSGTISGDGPRSLESIWWNHQRNTLTSAILSSLWAPALYLPLSHWWQAQEREPREV, encoded by the coding sequence ATGCTCAAGCACCTACCCCTCAACCTTAAATATCACCTCAATGGGGTGGTAACAGCCTTAACAGGGCTGTTGGCCGTTGTCGCTCCTTGGTGGCGGGGGCCAGGGCTAGAGCTGGCGGGCTTAACCCCTGATTGGCCTCTGATTTGGGTAGTGTGTTGGAGTGTGCGGCGCAATTCTTGGCAGGGAGCAGTGGCCGGGATCACCCTCGGATTTCTCCAGGATGCCCTCACCAGCCCTCGCCCTACCCATGCCCTGGGATTGGCGGTAGTCGGGATCCTGACGGCCCGATTGCAAAAACAACGCTACATGCAGGAAGACTTTATCTCCGTTGCTTTGATCGTCTTCGGCATGGTGGTGATTGCCGAAACCTTGATGGCGTTGCAATGGATGCTGCTGACCACCTCCGTTTGGCAGGGATCCGATGGCATGAACCTGACAGGAATGGAAACCTTTCTGGATGGGTTGTGGAGCCAAATTCAGCCTTCCGGCACCATCAGTGGCGACGGCCCCCGTTCTCTAGAGAGCATTTGGTGGAATCACCAACGCAATACCCTGACGTCGGCCATTTTAAGTAGCCTGTGGGCACCAGCTCTTTACCTGCCCCTCAGCCATTGGTGGCAGGCTCAGGAACGGGAGCCCAGAGAGGTTTGA
- a CDS encoding Rid family hydrolase, with protein MPKVAIAPAGYPAIAPYSPGVKVGNTLYISGTLALDPEGKTVGSDITAQTRLVMELIKSVVTEAGGTMEDIAFCNIFLTDYANYPGMNAVYKEYFPGVLPARFVVKADLVRSDLLVEIAAVAHIEA; from the coding sequence ATGCCTAAGGTTGCCATTGCTCCTGCCGGATATCCGGCCATTGCTCCCTATTCTCCGGGGGTCAAGGTAGGCAATACCCTCTACATCTCCGGCACCTTGGCCCTGGATCCGGAGGGCAAAACCGTGGGATCCGATATCACCGCCCAGACTCGCCTGGTGATGGAGCTGATCAAGAGTGTGGTCACAGAAGCAGGGGGAACGATGGAGGACATCGCTTTCTGTAATATTTTCTTGACCGACTACGCGAACTACCCCGGCATGAACGCCGTCTACAAAGAGTATTTCCCAGGGGTATTGCCGGCCCGATTTGTCGTGAAAGCAGACCTGGTGCGCTCCGATCTGCTGGTGGAAATTGCTGCTGTTGCCCATATCGAGGCTTGA